The Metabacillus sediminilitoris genome window below encodes:
- a CDS encoding NUDIX domain-containing protein, which produces MEKIDEIKAAVAVIILNEENKVLLQKRADVRRWGIPSGHIEIGETVAEAAIREVKEETNLDISIKKLIGVYSDPDSQVFSYPNGKVVHFITTCFLANITGGDLRCNSNESLEIKFFGQKDLPHDLLNMHPRWLEDALADTELAFIR; this is translated from the coding sequence ATGGAAAAAATTGATGAAATAAAAGCAGCGGTTGCGGTCATTATTTTGAATGAAGAAAATAAAGTCCTATTACAAAAAAGAGCTGATGTCAGACGCTGGGGAATTCCATCAGGACATATAGAAATAGGGGAAACAGTCGCTGAAGCAGCAATAAGGGAAGTAAAAGAGGAAACGAATTTAGATATAAGCATTAAAAAGTTAATTGGTGTTTATTCTGACCCTGATTCACAAGTGTTTTCATATCCAAATGGAAAAGTCGTTCATTTTATCACAACTTGTTTCCTTGCAAACATTACAGGTGGTGATCTTAGATGTAATTCCAATGAATCACTTGAAATTAAGTTTTTTGGACAAAAGGACCTGCCGCATGATCTGTTGAACATGCATCCTCGTTGGTTAGAAGATGCACTTGCTGATACAGAATTGGCATTCATTCGATAA
- the rpiA gene encoding ribose-5-phosphate isomerase RpiA, with protein MDEKKRVGEKAADFVEDGMVVGLGTGSTVYYTIMKLGQRVKEGLNIQGIPTSVQTEELAKKAGIPLANFKDIEQIDVAIDGADEVDTNLDLIKGGGGALLREKIIAKAAKKFIVVATPFKMVEKLGAFRLPVEVVPFGAELTEKHIRELGNDPILRLFEGKPYKTDNGNYIFDCDISHTLHTKELEEKLNMFPGVVENGLFINMSDIVISLDQEKNVVLIDRNHK; from the coding sequence TTGGATGAAAAAAAACGAGTTGGCGAAAAAGCAGCAGACTTCGTAGAAGACGGTATGGTCGTAGGGCTTGGCACAGGATCTACTGTGTATTATACAATCATGAAACTTGGACAACGAGTGAAAGAAGGTTTAAACATTCAAGGAATTCCTACCTCTGTTCAAACAGAGGAGTTAGCTAAAAAGGCAGGGATTCCACTGGCAAATTTTAAGGATATTGAGCAAATTGATGTCGCTATTGATGGGGCCGATGAAGTCGATACTAATTTAGACTTGATTAAAGGTGGTGGAGGAGCTCTCTTAAGAGAGAAAATAATTGCCAAAGCAGCGAAAAAATTTATTGTAGTCGCGACCCCTTTCAAGATGGTTGAAAAATTAGGAGCATTTCGGCTTCCGGTCGAAGTTGTTCCGTTTGGAGCAGAATTAACAGAAAAACATATCCGTGAACTCGGAAACGATCCCATTCTTCGTTTATTTGAGGGCAAGCCTTATAAGACTGATAATGGCAACTACATTTTTGACTGTGACATCTCACATACATTGCATACAAAAGAACTTGAAGAAAAGCTTAATATGTTTCCAGGGGTTGTAGAAAATGGCTTGTTTATCAATATGTCCGATATTGTTATCTCATTAGATCAGGAAAAGAATGTTGTTTTAATTGATAGAAATCATAAGTAA
- a CDS encoding MarR family winged helix-turn-helix transcriptional regulator, with translation MEEKCTNEPYLLLMQTSKAIQEQMKTEMTNHKLSITEFSVLEVLYLKGKQTIQQIGSSILISSGSMTYIIDKLEQRDLVKRTACPDDRRVIHVFLTETGIIVMEKIIPKHRDLIDNMFSDLTDQESHTLVKLLKKVKKRVES, from the coding sequence ATGGAAGAAAAATGTACGAATGAGCCCTATCTGTTGCTTATGCAAACATCCAAAGCCATTCAGGAACAAATGAAGACGGAAATGACCAATCATAAGCTAAGTATTACAGAATTCTCTGTTTTAGAGGTACTTTATCTTAAGGGGAAGCAAACGATTCAGCAGATTGGCAGCAGTATCCTTATTTCTAGTGGTTCAATGACTTATATTATTGATAAATTAGAACAAAGAGATTTAGTAAAACGAACGGCCTGTCCTGATGATAGACGTGTCATACATGTGTTCTTAACTGAAACTGGAATAATTGTAATGGAGAAAATCATTCCTAAACATCGTGATTTGATTGATAACATGTTTAGTGATTTAACAGATCAAGAGTCACATACATTGGTGAAACTTCTGAAAAAAGTAAAGAAAAGAGTAGAATCATAA
- a CDS encoding DoxX family protein, with protein MLSIGLLLIRLVIGVLFIGHGAQKLFGWFGGYGLKGTGNWMDSLGLKPGVTMALLAGLTELIGGILFTLGLLTPLAGMMIAATMVIAIVKVHRPNGLWSTQNGCEYNLTLLAVAIGIALIGPGQYALDAFLF; from the coding sequence ATGTTAAGTATCGGTTTATTACTAATTAGGTTGGTCATTGGTGTGTTATTCATTGGACATGGTGCACAGAAACTATTTGGTTGGTTTGGCGGTTATGGATTAAAAGGCACAGGGAATTGGATGGATTCTCTTGGGTTAAAACCTGGAGTGACAATGGCACTTCTTGCAGGATTAACAGAACTAATCGGGGGAATATTATTTACGTTAGGGCTTCTCACACCACTTGCCGGTATGATGATTGCGGCAACAATGGTAATCGCAATTGTAAAAGTACATCGTCCAAATGGATTATGGTCTACACAAAATGGCTGTGAGTATAATTTGACTTTGCTTGCAGTAGCTATTGGTATTGCATTAATCGGACCTGGACAATATGCGTTGGATGCGTTTTTATTCTAA
- a CDS encoding ring-cleaving dioxygenase, which produces MSKKTMGIHHITAIVGHPQENVDFYAGVLGLRLVKKTVNFDDPGTYHLYFGNEGGKPGTIITFFPWADAYQGKIGDGQVGVTSYVVPTGAMGFWEKRLEKFTIPFTKMERFGEQYLEFDDPHGLHLEIVEREQGEGNTWQFGDVTPDVAIKGFGGATLLSKQPEKTAELLEKIMGLEQIGKEGDFIRFRSISDIGNIIDLKLTTIGSGRMGVGTVHHIAWRAQDDQDQLDWKKYIEGYGYGVTPVQDRNYFNAIYFREHGEILFEIATDPPGFAHDESNETMGKNLMLPNQYEPHREQIEQVVLPFEVRELD; this is translated from the coding sequence ATGAGTAAAAAAACAATGGGAATTCATCATATCACGGCAATCGTAGGTCATCCACAAGAGAATGTTGATTTTTATGCGGGGGTTTTAGGGTTACGTTTAGTGAAAAAAACAGTAAATTTTGATGACCCAGGTACGTATCATCTATATTTTGGCAATGAAGGCGGGAAACCAGGAACAATTATTACATTTTTCCCTTGGGCTGATGCCTATCAAGGGAAAATTGGTGATGGTCAAGTAGGTGTTACATCATATGTTGTTCCTACAGGAGCCATGGGATTTTGGGAGAAAAGACTAGAAAAGTTTACTATTCCTTTTACAAAAATGGAACGCTTTGGCGAGCAGTACTTGGAATTTGATGATCCACATGGACTTCATTTGGAAATTGTTGAAAGAGAACAAGGAGAAGGGAACACTTGGCAATTTGGAGATGTGACACCTGATGTAGCTATAAAAGGATTTGGCGGCGCCACATTATTATCAAAACAACCTGAAAAAACAGCAGAACTGTTAGAAAAAATCATGGGTCTTGAACAAATAGGAAAAGAAGGAGATTTTATCCGCTTCCGTTCTATTAGTGATATAGGAAATATCATTGATTTAAAATTAACTACAATCGGCAGTGGACGTATGGGTGTAGGAACTGTCCACCATATTGCTTGGAGAGCTCAGGATGATCAAGATCAACTAGATTGGAAAAAATATATTGAAGGTTATGGTTATGGTGTCACACCTGTTCAGGATCGCAACTATTTTAATGCGATTTACTTTAGAGAGCATGGGGAAATTCTTTTTGAAATCGCAACTGATCCACCAGGGTTTGCTCATGATGAATCAAATGAAACGATGGGAAAAAATTTGATGCTGCCAAATCAATATGAACCACATCGAGAACAGATTGAACAAGTTGTCCTTCCGTTTGAAGTTAGAGAATTAGATTAA
- a CDS encoding ring-cleaving dioxygenase yields the protein MQKTAGIHHITAMVNDAQRNIDFYTGVLGLRLIKKTINFDRPEVYHLYFGNENGHPGTVITFFPWAKQLKGRVGTGQVGGISFIIPKDSIQFWESRLKRFKVKFFQSARFGEKYLNFQDPDGIELELVERKEGPINHWSFGEIHSDVAIKGFGGAMLISAKPNKTANVLENVMGFECIGQEDGFLRFKSEAQLGNTIDIKLTPSVRGLMGAGTIHHIAWRAKDEEDLLKWRNLLQSKEYFPTEIRDRNYFKAVYFHEGGGILFEIATDPPGFTVDEPIDQLGEKLMLPLWFEEKRKELEEILPPIEVRVLEGDK from the coding sequence ATGCAAAAAACAGCAGGTATTCACCATATAACTGCAATGGTTAACGATGCCCAAAGAAATATTGATTTCTATACTGGGGTGCTTGGGTTAAGACTTATTAAAAAAACAATAAATTTTGATCGTCCAGAAGTATATCATCTTTATTTTGGAAATGAAAATGGTCATCCGGGAACTGTCATTACATTCTTCCCTTGGGCTAAACAGTTAAAAGGCCGCGTTGGTACAGGTCAAGTTGGTGGAATAAGTTTTATTATTCCGAAAGATTCGATTCAATTTTGGGAGAGTCGCTTGAAAAGATTTAAAGTAAAATTCTTTCAGTCAGCACGTTTTGGAGAAAAGTATTTGAACTTCCAAGATCCAGACGGTATCGAACTAGAACTAGTCGAACGAAAAGAAGGGCCAATCAACCATTGGAGTTTTGGAGAAATTCACTCTGACGTTGCGATTAAAGGGTTTGGTGGTGCGATGTTAATTTCCGCAAAGCCTAATAAAACAGCAAATGTGCTTGAAAATGTTATGGGATTCGAATGCATTGGCCAAGAGGATGGCTTTCTGAGATTTAAATCGGAAGCACAGCTTGGAAATACAATTGATATTAAGCTAACTCCTTCAGTACGAGGACTCATGGGGGCTGGAACAATTCACCATATCGCTTGGAGAGCCAAGGATGAAGAAGATCTCCTAAAATGGAGAAACCTGCTTCAAAGCAAGGAGTATTTTCCAACAGAGATTCGCGATCGAAATTACTTTAAAGCTGTTTATTTCCATGAAGGAGGAGGCATTCTTTTTGAAATAGCGACCGACCCACCTGGTTTTACTGTTGATGAACCAATAGATCAGCTTGGAGAAAAACTCATGTTACCTTTATGGTTCGAGGAAAAACGAAAAGAATTAGAAGAGATCCTACCTCCAATTGAGGTCAGAGTTTTGGAAGGGGATAAATAA
- a CDS encoding alpha/beta hydrolase gives MKHIFQKGKDSAKTTLLLLHGTGGNELDLLPLAGRIDDEASILSVRGNVLENGMPRFFRRLAEGVFDEEDLIYRTKELNQFLDEAAEKYDFDRGNIVAIGYSNGANIAASLLFHFQNALKGAILHHPMVPRKGIELPDLSGKSVFIAAGTNDPICSPRESTELQTLLEKANANVELHWENKGHQLTNNEVEAAALWYRKLF, from the coding sequence ATGAAACATATTTTTCAAAAAGGGAAGGATTCTGCAAAAACAACTTTATTATTACTACATGGTACTGGTGGAAATGAATTAGATTTATTGCCGCTTGCTGGAAGAATTGACGATGAAGCTTCGATATTAAGTGTACGAGGAAATGTCCTTGAAAATGGCATGCCTCGTTTCTTCCGCCGATTAGCAGAAGGAGTATTTGATGAAGAAGATCTAATCTACCGTACAAAAGAATTGAATCAGTTTCTTGATGAAGCAGCTGAAAAATATGATTTTGACAGAGGAAATATTGTTGCGATTGGCTACTCAAATGGAGCCAATATAGCTGCTAGTTTATTATTTCACTTTCAAAATGCATTAAAGGGTGCGATTCTTCATCATCCGATGGTACCCAGAAAAGGGATTGAGCTTCCTGATTTGTCAGGTAAGTCCGTGTTTATAGCTGCTGGGACAAATGATCCGATTTGTTCACCGAGGGAATCGACTGAACTCCAAACCTTATTGGAAAAAGCGAATGCAAATGTTGAACTTCATTGGGAAAACAAAGGACATCAATTGACTAATAATGAAGTTGAGGCTGCGGCACTCTGGTATCGTAAGCTCTTTTAA
- the wrbA gene encoding NAD(P)H:quinone oxidoreductase, with product MTNVKLAIIYYSSGGTNYQLAQWAEEGAREAGADVKVIKVPETAPQEAIESNPVWKEHSIEAACIPEVTLGDLEWADAIIFSVPTRFGNMPSQLKSFLDTTGGLWFNGKLVNKVVSAMTSAQNPHGGQEATLLSLYTTMYHWGAIVATPGYTDPVTFGAGGNPYGTSVTVDQNGKMIEDVKAAVKHQAKRTVTVAEWVKKANQ from the coding sequence ATGACAAATGTAAAATTAGCTATTATTTATTACAGTTCAGGCGGTACTAATTATCAACTAGCACAATGGGCTGAAGAGGGAGCAAGAGAAGCAGGTGCTGACGTAAAAGTAATAAAAGTTCCAGAAACAGCTCCACAGGAAGCGATTGAATCAAATCCAGTATGGAAAGAACATTCAATAGAAGCAGCATGTATTCCAGAAGTAACTCTTGGAGATTTAGAATGGGCCGATGCGATCATTTTTAGTGTACCAACAAGATTTGGAAATATGCCTTCACAATTGAAATCATTCTTAGATACAACAGGTGGTCTATGGTTTAACGGAAAGCTTGTAAATAAAGTAGTAAGTGCAATGACTTCTGCTCAAAACCCACATGGCGGGCAAGAGGCAACACTTTTATCACTTTATACTACAATGTATCATTGGGGAGCCATTGTAGCTACTCCGGGTTATACAGATCCAGTAACATTTGGAGCTGGTGGAAATCCGTATGGAACAAGTGTTACTGTTGATCAGAATGGAAAAATGATTGAAGATGTAAAAGCAGCAGTTAAACATCAAGCAAAACGTACAGTGACAGTTGCTGAGTGGGTGAAAAAAGCAAATCAGTAA
- a CDS encoding IS3 family transposase (programmed frameshift) has translation MRNLYTDFQIKELEKNPNIVSVSERTITYSPDFKIKAVQEYKQGKLPSQIFIENGFELEIIGKKQPKRCLQRWRETYDRFGEEGFLTERRGKGSTGRPSSKSLSVEEQLKKAEARIKFLEAENGFFKKARRIRKAGVEEEKILTKAETFYLIEKTIREHQLKGSVTYLCKLAGVSRSGYYDWLKSALSRELREEKDELDIELIRHIFISKKEKVGALQIKMFLENDYLAVMNHKKIRRLMAKYNLVAKIRRTNPYRKITRATQEHRTCPNILNREFSQEEPGKVLLTDITYIYYGNGQKAYLSCVKDGTTKEILAYYLSTSLKMDIVHKTLIKLEKAVNGYFHPEAILHSDQGFHYTHPEFQMKVKKLGLTQSMSRKGNCWDNAPMEGFFGHFKDLAEFKTCESISEVKIEIDRVIEDYNNYRYQWGLMKMTPAQYRGYLLAA, from the exons ATGAGGAATTTATATACAGATTTTCAAATTAAGGAATTAGAAAAAAATCCAAATATAGTAAGTGTTTCAGAACGGACAATCACCTACAGTCCTGATTTTAAGATAAAAGCAGTACAGGAATATAAACAAGGGAAGTTACCTTCTCAGATCTTTATTGAAAATGGATTTGAATTAGAGATTATTGGCAAAAAGCAACCTAAACGTTGTCTCCAAAGATGGAGGGAAACCTATGATCGTTTTGGTGAGGAAGGGTTCCTTACGGAACGTCGTGGTAAGGGAAGTACAGGGAGACCATCCTCAAAATCCCTTTCTGTAGAGGAACAACTTAAGAAGGCAGAAGCTCGGATTAAATTCCTAGAGGCTGAGAATG GATTTTTTAAAAAAGCTAGAAGAATTAGAAAGGCAGGCGTTGAAGAAGAAAAGATATTAACAAAGGCTGAAACGTTTTATTTGATTGAGAAGACAATTAGGGAACACCAGTTGAAGGGTTCTGTTACCTACCTATGCAAATTAGCAGGTGTAAGTCGTAGTGGCTATTATGACTGGCTAAAGTCTGCCTTATCACGGGAACTTCGAGAAGAGAAGGACGAATTAGATATAGAACTAATTAGGCATATCTTTATAAGTAAAAAGGAGAAGGTTGGAGCCCTTCAAATCAAAATGTTCTTGGAGAATGATTATTTAGCTGTGATGAACCACAAGAAGATTAGACGGTTGATGGCTAAATATAATCTAGTAGCCAAGATTAGAAGGACAAATCCTTATCGAAAAATAACAAGGGCGACTCAGGAACATCGTACCTGCCCCAATATCCTTAATCGTGAATTTAGCCAGGAAGAGCCAGGGAAAGTGTTACTTACGGATATTACCTATATTTATTATGGTAATGGACAGAAGGCTTATTTATCTTGCGTTAAAGATGGAACAACGAAAGAAATCCTAGCTTATTATTTATCGACTTCCTTGAAAATGGATATTGTACATAAGACACTGATAAAGTTAGAAAAAGCAGTAAATGGCTACTTCCATCCGGAAGCAATCTTACATTCAGATCAAGGGTTTCACTATACTCATCCTGAATTCCAGATGAAAGTAAAGAAATTAGGACTAACACAATCCATGTCCCGCAAGGGGAATTGTTGGGACAATGCCCCAATGGAAGGATTCTTTGGCCACTTCAAGGATTTGGCTGAGTTTAAAACGTGTGAAAGTATATCTGAAGTGAAAATAGAAATCGATAGAGTAATAGAGGATTATAACAACTACCGTTATCAATGGGGCTTAATGAAAATGACCCCGGCACAATACCGGGGTTACTTATTAGCAGCATAG
- the cdaS gene encoding sporulation-specific diadenylate cyclase CdaS, with protein MNQIDCDFSPLKQQITDGLRKVSLEINKGLDSLQNENYCLLGKLEDIKENLEQIETIAASFYLNCYLSPYTDKYLELSACIQHLSHQRHGALIAIERKNSLDDLIKPGTPIGATLTSSILESIFFPGNPLHDGAVLVRNNQVFSAANVLPLTSRVIREKKLGTRHRAALGLTEKSDALVLVVSEESGRVSFALEGNLYPIITTSSLI; from the coding sequence ATGAATCAAATTGATTGTGACTTTTCACCACTAAAACAGCAAATAACAGATGGTCTTAGAAAAGTTTCTCTCGAAATTAACAAGGGATTAGACTCTTTACAAAATGAAAACTACTGTCTTTTAGGAAAACTTGAAGACATTAAAGAAAATCTTGAGCAAATTGAAACTATTGCAGCATCTTTTTATTTAAATTGTTATTTATCCCCTTATACGGACAAATATTTAGAATTATCAGCTTGTATTCAACATCTTTCACATCAAAGACATGGTGCATTAATTGCAATAGAACGTAAAAATTCACTGGATGATTTAATCAAACCTGGAACTCCTATAGGAGCTACTTTAACATCTTCCATATTAGAATCAATTTTTTTCCCTGGAAATCCTCTCCATGACGGAGCAGTACTAGTACGTAATAATCAAGTATTTTCTGCAGCAAATGTTTTACCTTTAACCAGTAGAGTCATACGTGAAAAAAAACTTGGTACTCGTCACCGAGCTGCATTAGGCTTAACAGAAAAAAGTGATGCACTTGTTCTTGTTGTTTCTGAAGAATCAGGTAGAGTTTCTTTTGCTCTTGAGGGAAATCTGTACCCTATCATAACCACAAGCTCACTAATATAA
- a CDS encoding glycosyl hydrolase family 18 protein, producing MKNKIIIVLVLITYLFNVPIFAQAQVIHEVRSGDSLDKMSKQYNVNPIEIAKLNGLAKNAQLVFGQALLLQGSNYYVQPGESLWEIAYRHSVSEEQLILHNQLKSKVLVPGQLLKIPHSKQKNIWTGTYFVPKDKNANAWLINNYSSTLSSLFIFEYRSDYAGNIIEVAENEAHKLAWKQELAPYATLSNLSEKGFDPDLTHHLISNPWKRKNFINNIYSLLHTHDYKGVVIDFEQVRLKDRSNLNQFIKELSAKLHHVGMEVLMAVPPKQGDKIPSHSTAYDYKTLGKYLDKMFLMTYDWHWPGGPSGPIAPINKVEETINYAITAVPRSKLMLGIPQYAYDWTISGENKTGKAYSTQHAIDLYVGYESQIHYDQNAAAPWFRYVDKQGTLHEVWFEDPRSLLKKFRLIKEYNLAGMGCWHLGLTMPQTEELVLEEFKVK from the coding sequence ATGAAAAATAAGATCATAATCGTCCTAGTATTAATTACATATTTATTTAATGTGCCAATTTTTGCTCAAGCACAAGTAATTCATGAAGTTAGATCGGGTGATAGTTTAGATAAAATGTCTAAACAATATAATGTCAATCCTATTGAAATAGCTAAGTTAAATGGTTTAGCTAAAAATGCTCAACTTGTATTTGGCCAAGCCCTTCTCCTTCAGGGTTCAAATTATTATGTTCAACCAGGTGAAAGTTTATGGGAAATTGCATACCGCCATTCAGTTAGTGAAGAACAGTTAATACTTCATAATCAACTAAAAAGTAAAGTACTTGTCCCTGGACAACTGCTAAAAATTCCTCATTCTAAACAAAAAAACATTTGGACAGGTACTTATTTTGTTCCAAAAGACAAAAATGCAAATGCTTGGTTAATAAATAACTATAGCAGCACCCTATCAAGCTTATTTATTTTTGAATACCGCTCTGATTATGCAGGAAATATTATTGAGGTAGCTGAAAATGAAGCACATAAACTTGCATGGAAACAGGAATTAGCTCCTTACGCTACACTTTCGAACTTAAGTGAAAAAGGATTTGATCCTGATTTAACCCATCATTTAATAAGTAACCCTTGGAAAAGGAAAAATTTCATTAATAATATATATTCCTTATTACATACGCATGATTATAAAGGAGTAGTGATTGATTTTGAGCAAGTAAGACTTAAAGATCGTTCCAATTTAAATCAATTTATTAAAGAATTATCAGCAAAACTACATCATGTAGGAATGGAAGTATTAATGGCAGTCCCTCCTAAACAGGGAGATAAAATTCCATCTCACTCAACAGCATACGATTACAAGACTCTTGGCAAATACTTGGATAAGATGTTTTTAATGACGTATGATTGGCATTGGCCTGGTGGACCATCTGGTCCGATCGCTCCTATTAATAAAGTCGAAGAAACAATAAATTATGCAATTACAGCAGTACCAAGGTCAAAACTAATGCTCGGTATCCCGCAATATGCCTATGATTGGACGATATCCGGAGAAAACAAAACTGGTAAGGCATATTCGACTCAACATGCAATTGATTTGTATGTAGGTTATGAAAGCCAAATTCATTACGATCAAAATGCTGCTGCTCCTTGGTTTCGCTATGTCGATAAACAAGGAACATTACATGAAGTATGGTTTGAAGATCCCCGAAGTCTCTTAAAGAAATTCCGACTTATTAAGGAATATAATTTAGCTGGAATGGGGTGTTGGCATTTAGGATTGACCATGCCTCAGACAGAAGAATTAGTTTTAGAAGAATTTAAAGTGAAATAA
- a CDS encoding nitroreductase family protein, protein MKTDFYTALKERRSIYGINKDVQVSDERIKEIIEFAVKYTPSAFNSQTARLVVLSGEAHNKLWDITTETLRKVVGDGDFSGTQQKMDSFKAGYGTVLFFEDEVVVKSLQEQFAAYAENFPIWSNQASGMHQLVVWTALEAEGLGATLQHYNPLIDDEVKKEWNIPENWKLIAQMPFGNPIASPGEKEFQPVEDRVKFYK, encoded by the coding sequence TTGAAAACAGATTTTTACACGGCACTAAAAGAAAGACGTTCCATTTACGGAATCAATAAGGATGTACAAGTATCTGATGAAAGAATTAAAGAAATTATAGAATTTGCTGTGAAATATACTCCTTCAGCGTTCAATTCACAAACTGCACGTCTTGTCGTTTTATCAGGCGAAGCTCATAATAAATTATGGGACATTACAACTGAAACATTAAGAAAAGTAGTTGGTGATGGAGATTTTTCAGGAACACAACAAAAAATGGATTCCTTCAAAGCAGGATATGGAACAGTTTTATTCTTTGAAGATGAAGTGGTAGTTAAATCACTTCAAGAACAATTTGCCGCATATGCTGAAAACTTCCCAATCTGGTCAAACCAAGCATCAGGAATGCACCAACTTGTTGTATGGACAGCATTGGAAGCAGAGGGATTAGGTGCAACTTTACAACACTATAATCCGCTAATCGATGATGAGGTGAAAAAAGAGTGGAATATCCCTGAAAATTGGAAACTAATTGCGCAAATGCCATTTGGTAATCCAATAGCTTCACCAGGTGAAAAAGAATTCCAACCGGTTGAAGATCGTGTGAAATTTTACAAGTAA
- a CDS encoding maleylacetate reductase, whose product MSERKEAHSDLKKLGIKRALVISTPEQEELAIKISSYLGDLCAGIHAKAV is encoded by the coding sequence TTGAGTGAAAGAAAAGAAGCTCATTCTGACTTAAAAAAGCTTGGTATCAAAAGAGCGCTCGTTATCTCTACACCAGAGCAAGAAGAGCTTGCGATTAAAATCTCAAGTTATCTCGGTGATTTATGTGCAGGTATTCATGCAAAAGCAGTTTAG
- a CDS encoding maleylacetate reductase, giving the protein MEIVEKSVEMVKEQQIDSLVPFGGGSSIGLAKVIPLNKHFSTNYRFSCHIRRFGNDANLGNNRKWNEENR; this is encoded by the coding sequence ATGGAGATCGTTGAAAAATCAGTGGAAATGGTAAAAGAGCAGCAGATCGATAGTCTTGTTCCATTTGGAGGAGGATCCTCGATCGGTTTAGCCAAAGTTATTCCTTTAAATAAACACTTCTCTACAAATTATCGCTTTTCCTGCCACATACGCAGGTTCGGAAATGACGCCAATTTGGGGAATAATAGAAAATGGAATGAAGAAAACAGGTAA
- a CDS encoding iron-containing alcohol dehydrogenase, which translates to MPFIQVYLQFYYDQNDTEARSKALYGCWLAGTVLRSVGMSLHHKLCHVLGGSYNLPHADSHSVILLYALWYNAAYAPDGSKQ; encoded by the coding sequence GTGCCCTTCATTCAAGTTTACCTTCAATTCTATTATGACCAAAATGATACAGAGGCTCGCTCCAAGGCGCTTTACGGGTGTTGGCTAGCCGGTACGGTCTTAAGGTCTGTTGGTATGTCCCTGCACCATAAGCTATGTCACGTTTTAGGGGGAAGTTATAACCTGCCGCATGCAGACAGCCACTCTGTCATTTTACTTTATGCACTTTGGTACAATGCTGCTTATGCACCGGACGGGTCAAAGCAATAG
- a CDS encoding 2Fe-2S iron-sulfur cluster-binding protein, whose protein sequence is MAYVTVLGYGTFEVENGKKLVLALEDNGVNILHRCGGKARCTTCRVEVLAGDFCDLTNIEKNAFMEKGIDDHLRLSCQIRVNGNTTIRPIMTVESSNLDVGPRPVD, encoded by the coding sequence ATGGCATACGTAACTGTTTTAGGTTATGGAACATTTGAAGTAGAAAACGGGAAAAAGTTAGTATTAGCACTAGAAGATAACGGTGTAAATATCCTCCATCGTTGTGGAGGAAAAGCAAGATGTACGACATGTCGAGTAGAAGTATTAGCTGGTGATTTTTGTGATTTAACAAATATAGAAAAAAATGCATTTATGGAAAAAGGAATAGATGATCATTTGCGATTATCTTGTCAAATTCGTGTGAATGGGAACACAACAATACGTCCGATTATGACTGTAGAAAGCTCTAATTTAGATGTAGGACCCAGACCAGTTGATTAA